Proteins encoded together in one Pseudomonas arsenicoxydans window:
- a CDS encoding DUF2789 domain-containing protein, whose translation MESPTHSLPSLFKQLGLDNDPISIDQFIATHSPLKPELHLADAFFWTQSQADFLRGEILDDADWAEVVDQLDVMLRKGRGV comes from the coding sequence ATGGAATCCCCAACCCACAGCCTTCCCTCGCTGTTCAAACAACTCGGCCTGGACAACGACCCGATCAGCATCGACCAATTCATCGCCACCCATTCACCGCTCAAACCGGAGCTGCATCTGGCGGACGCGTTTTTCTGGACCCAGAGTCAGGCGGACTTTTTGCGGGGCGAAATTCTCGATGACGCGGATTGGGCGGAGGTGGTGGATCAGTTGGATGTGATGTTGAGGAAGGGGCGAGGGGTGTAA